A region from the Pyrinomonadaceae bacterium genome encodes:
- a CDS encoding S9 family peptidase gives METAPYGSWESPITSDLIVQGSIGLSQVRLDGDDIYWIELRPSEGGRQVIVRRTPDGHNHDLTPREMNARTRVHEYGGGEYLIHKGDAFFSNFTDQQLYHQPAGNAPRMITSDSAGDAMRYADSVFDEKRKRLICVREDHTAKDREAASTIVAVSLAGNDPGRVLISGNDFYSSPRISPDGSKLAWLTWHHPNLPWDGSEVWVGEFAADGSIRNQRRVAGVADESIFQPEWSPDGRLHFVSDVSGWWNIYRANDDGSVESICEIEAEFGAPQWIFGLSTYAFESADRIVCAFCERGIWKLGLLDTSTGKLERLETPYTEISFVCAAPGRVVFRAGSPTEPFAILEMDLATRQVKVLQRANKIEIDPGYIAVAEPVEFPTENGQTAHAFYYAPTNKDFAAPAGERPPLLVKSHGGPTSAAIAVLALGIQYWTSRGIAVLDVNYGGSTGYGSAYRRRLNGSWGIVDVDDCVNGAQFLANAGRVDGNRLMIDGGSAGGYTTLCALTFRDVFKAGASYYGVSDLEALELDTHKFESRYSRSLIGPYPERRDLYLERSPVHFADQLSCPVIFFQGLEDKVVPPEQSVMMVEALRKKKVPVAYIAFEGEQHGFRRAENIKRSLDGELYFYSRVFGFELAEEVEPVEIENLSAPSPSHAPKL, from the coding sequence ATGGAAACTGCTCCTTACGGATCATGGGAATCGCCCATTACTTCCGATCTTATCGTTCAAGGGTCAATCGGTTTGTCTCAGGTCAGACTCGACGGCGATGACATCTATTGGATCGAACTGCGACCGTCAGAAGGCGGGCGGCAGGTCATCGTGCGACGGACGCCTGACGGGCATAACCATGATCTGACGCCCCGCGAGATGAATGCCCGCACGCGTGTGCACGAATATGGCGGCGGTGAGTACCTGATCCACAAAGGCGACGCCTTCTTTTCAAACTTCACTGACCAGCAGCTTTACCACCAGCCCGCAGGCAACGCGCCGCGGATGATTACGAGCGACAGTGCGGGCGATGCTATGCGTTACGCGGACAGCGTCTTTGACGAAAAGCGCAAGCGCTTGATTTGCGTACGCGAAGATCACACCGCGAAAGATCGCGAGGCCGCCAGCACAATCGTCGCGGTGTCGCTCGCCGGCAACGACCCAGGCCGGGTGCTGATTTCCGGGAATGATTTCTATTCCAGCCCGCGCATCAGTCCTGACGGGTCAAAACTGGCGTGGCTAACATGGCACCATCCGAACCTGCCCTGGGACGGCTCAGAAGTTTGGGTCGGCGAGTTCGCCGCGGATGGCAGCATCCGCAATCAGCGTCGCGTGGCGGGCGTAGCGGATGAATCGATCTTCCAGCCCGAATGGTCGCCGGACGGGAGGCTCCATTTCGTTTCAGATGTATCGGGCTGGTGGAACATCTATCGCGCGAATGACGACGGCTCAGTGGAGTCTATCTGCGAAATCGAAGCCGAGTTCGGCGCGCCCCAATGGATCTTTGGCCTCTCAACCTACGCCTTCGAATCTGCTGATCGAATCGTGTGCGCGTTCTGTGAACGCGGTATTTGGAAGCTTGGTCTACTCGACACCAGCACTGGAAAACTCGAGCGCCTCGAAACGCCTTACACGGAAATCTCTTTTGTCTGCGCCGCTCCCGGCCGCGTTGTTTTCCGGGCTGGTTCACCGACTGAGCCTTTCGCGATCCTCGAGATGGATCTCGCGACGCGACAGGTAAAGGTGCTCCAGCGTGCTAACAAGATCGAGATTGATCCGGGCTATATCGCCGTTGCCGAACCGGTTGAGTTTCCGACTGAGAATGGCCAGACCGCGCATGCTTTCTACTACGCGCCGACGAACAAAGATTTTGCAGCGCCAGCCGGCGAACGGCCGCCGCTATTGGTGAAGAGTCACGGCGGACCAACATCCGCCGCGATCGCGGTGCTCGCCCTCGGCATTCAATACTGGACCAGCCGGGGGATCGCGGTGCTGGATGTGAATTACGGCGGCAGCACCGGCTATGGCAGCGCGTACCGCCGGCGACTGAACGGCAGTTGGGGCATCGTTGACGTCGATGATTGCGTGAACGGTGCGCAATTCCTGGCCAATGCCGGACGGGTTGACGGCAATCGTTTGATGATTGACGGCGGCAGCGCAGGCGGTTACACGACTCTGTGTGCGCTGACGTTTCGCGACGTCTTTAAAGCGGGCGCCAGTTACTACGGTGTCAGCGACCTGGAGGCCCTGGAGCTGGACACGCACAAGTTCGAGTCACGCTATTCACGCTCATTGATCGGCCCGTATCCCGAGCGCCGTGATCTTTACCTCGAGCGCTCACCGGTGCATTTCGCGGATCAACTTTCCTGCCCGGTGATTTTCTTCCAGGGTTTAGAGGACAAGGTGGTGCCCCCCGAACAGTCGGTAATGATGGTCGAAGCGCTTCGGAAGAAGAAGGTCCCCGTCGCCTACATCGCGTTCGAGGGAGAGCAGCACGGTTTTCGCCGCGCTGAAAACATTAAGAGATCGCTGGACGGCGAGTTGTACTTTTACTCACGCGTATTTGGATTTGAACTAGCGGAAGAAGTCGAACCGGTGGAGATCGAAAATCTGTCAGCACCGTCGCCTTCTCACGCACCAAAACTATGA
- a CDS encoding gamma-glutamyltransferase family protein → MKNRSRLVALTLFALFATLLTGLPRPTAQTFRPVARGRRGVVAGGHPLAVEAGMRMLQRGGNAVDAGVATILAASVIEFSHFSFGGEVPILIKMRGATPASRGVNKSEVVVIEGMGTAPAKATREFFANRSKEAKASDRPTMPGGGSGVIPSTGPLSATVPAVLDACVVALDQFGTKSLAEVMQPAIELADGFPLDELRVDYIKTRGPVLSQWPDAKRIFMPHGQIPKVGDVFVQADLARTLRAIIAAEKRHAGKGRHAALMAARDHFYRGPIGKRIGDYMQANGGLIAASDLAGWRATVGAPTRGDYRGYQIFKTGFWAAGPMLIEVLNLLEGYDLKKLGHNSPEYIHTVTEALKLGFADRDRFYGDPKFVKIPTEQLLSKSYAAMRRNLIEKETASLAQRPGDPENMRPLLASATTISHNAAPVPELLKANDTTCVNVIDKDGNMFSATPSGAWLPAVVAGDTGVLMGQRLQSALIDPNSPNVVAPGKRPRITLTPTLILKDGQPFMVLSTPGGDNQDQALLQVLLNIVEFGMSPQEAVEAPRFDTQHYISSFDNHEFRAGLLNLEARIPAEVSSALSSRGHKINMQSAWGTGSAPTVIVYDVKSGVISGGADPRRGRYAVAW, encoded by the coding sequence ATGAAGAATCGGTCGAGACTCGTTGCTCTGACACTGTTTGCTCTGTTTGCCACATTACTGACCGGCCTGCCGCGCCCCACTGCACAAACCTTCCGGCCCGTGGCGCGCGGCCGACGCGGAGTGGTTGCGGGCGGCCATCCACTCGCAGTGGAAGCCGGCATGCGCATGCTCCAACGCGGCGGCAACGCGGTGGATGCCGGCGTCGCCACTATTTTGGCGGCCTCGGTGATCGAATTCTCGCACTTCTCGTTCGGAGGCGAAGTTCCCATTCTGATCAAAATGCGTGGCGCCACCCCCGCATCTCGGGGCGTCAACAAATCCGAAGTCGTAGTAATCGAAGGCATGGGCACTGCGCCCGCGAAAGCCACGCGCGAATTTTTCGCTAATCGGAGTAAGGAAGCGAAGGCGTCGGACCGACCGACGATGCCGGGGGGCGGATCCGGAGTAATTCCGTCAACCGGACCTTTGTCCGCGACTGTACCCGCAGTGCTTGATGCCTGCGTAGTCGCTTTGGATCAGTTCGGGACAAAGTCTTTAGCGGAAGTGATGCAGCCCGCAATTGAACTTGCCGACGGTTTTCCATTGGATGAGTTGCGCGTGGACTACATCAAGACGCGCGGCCCCGTTTTGTCGCAGTGGCCGGACGCGAAGCGAATCTTCATGCCGCACGGCCAGATACCGAAAGTTGGCGACGTGTTTGTGCAGGCCGACCTGGCGCGAACGCTGCGCGCGATCATTGCAGCTGAGAAACGCCATGCAGGCAAGGGCCGGCACGCCGCGTTGATGGCCGCGCGTGATCATTTTTACCGCGGGCCAATCGGAAAGCGCATCGGCGACTACATGCAGGCAAACGGCGGCTTGATCGCCGCGTCGGATTTGGCTGGTTGGCGCGCCACCGTCGGCGCCCCGACACGCGGCGACTATCGCGGTTACCAGATTTTCAAAACCGGCTTCTGGGCCGCGGGTCCGATGCTGATTGAAGTGCTGAACCTGCTCGAGGGTTATGACCTGAAAAAGCTCGGGCACAACTCGCCTGAATACATTCACACGGTCACCGAAGCTTTGAAGCTTGGCTTTGCTGATCGCGATAGGTTCTATGGCGATCCGAAGTTTGTGAAGATTCCCACGGAACAACTTCTCTCAAAAAGTTACGCCGCGATGCGGCGCAATTTGATCGAGAAGGAAACAGCATCATTAGCCCAGCGGCCGGGGGACCCTGAAAACATGAGGCCGTTGCTGGCGTCGGCGACGACAATTTCCCACAACGCTGCGCCCGTACCCGAGCTGTTGAAAGCGAATGACACAACCTGCGTCAACGTCATCGATAAGGACGGCAACATGTTCAGCGCGACGCCGAGCGGCGCCTGGCTGCCGGCGGTCGTGGCCGGCGACACCGGCGTGTTGATGGGCCAGCGACTGCAATCCGCTTTGATCGATCCGAACAGTCCCAACGTCGTCGCGCCGGGCAAACGTCCGCGCATCACGCTTACGCCGACGCTCATTCTGAAAGATGGCCAGCCGTTCATGGTTCTTTCCACGCCCGGCGGCGACAATCAGGATCAGGCTTTGCTGCAAGTGCTTTTGAACATCGTCGAATTCGGGATGAGTCCGCAGGAGGCCGTCGAAGCGCCGCGCTTCGACACGCAGCACTACATCAGCTCGTTCGACAATCATGAGTTTCGCGCCGGCCTGCTGAACCTCGAGGCGCGGATACCGGCGGAGGTGTCGTCCGCGCTCAGCTCGCGCGGCCACAAGATAAACATGCAATCAGCCTGGGGGACCGGCTCAGCGCCGACGGTCATTGTCTACGACGTGAAGTCGGGCGTGATTTCCGGCGGCGCCGATCCACGCCGGGGAAGATACGCGGTGGCCTGGTAG
- a CDS encoding TerC family protein, with amino-acid sequence MEWLSDPSSWVAFLTLVALEIVLGIDNIIFISILAGKLPAEDQKRARLIGLSLALVIRVALLFSLSWVIGLTAPLFTVLGQAISGRDLILLVGGLFLLGKATFEIHESLEAPHGHATAKVSATFLSVVIQILIIDAVFSLDSVITAVGMVDHIGIMIGAVVVSIAFMMWFASPVSRFVSKHPTIKMLALSFLLLIGLNLIVEAFDVHVPKGYIYFAMGFSVFVEMLNIRIHRKRDPVHLHDRYAADTSAKTK; translated from the coding sequence ATGGAATGGCTCTCCGACCCTTCTTCGTGGGTCGCTTTCTTAACGCTGGTCGCGCTGGAAATAGTTCTCGGCATCGATAACATCATCTTCATTTCGATCCTCGCGGGTAAACTGCCCGCTGAAGATCAAAAGCGCGCGCGGCTCATCGGGCTTAGTCTGGCACTGGTGATACGGGTGGCGTTACTGTTTTCCCTTTCATGGGTAATCGGCTTGACGGCGCCGCTCTTCACAGTTTTGGGACAGGCGATCTCGGGTCGTGACCTGATTCTCCTGGTTGGAGGTTTGTTCCTGCTTGGCAAAGCGACTTTCGAGATTCACGAAAGCCTCGAGGCGCCTCATGGGCATGCAACGGCCAAGGTCAGCGCCACGTTCCTCAGTGTGGTCATTCAGATCCTGATTATTGACGCGGTGTTTTCCCTGGACTCGGTGATCACTGCGGTCGGTATGGTTGATCACATCGGGATCATGATTGGCGCGGTGGTGGTGTCGATCGCTTTCATGATGTGGTTCGCTTCGCCGGTGAGCCGCTTCGTGTCTAAACATCCGACGATCAAGATGCTGGCGTTGAGTTTTCTCCTGCTCATCGGCTTGAACCTGATCGTCGAAGCTTTCGACGTTCACGTGCCGAAGGGTTACATCTACTTTGCCATGGGCTTCTCGGTATTCGTCGAGATGCTCAACATCCGTATTCACCGGAAGCGTGACCCGGTGCATTTGCACGATCGTTATGCGGCGGATACAAGTGCAAAGACCAAATGA
- a CDS encoding DUF6748 domain-containing protein gives MITTSHVQKVSFIAVIAILSFAVGMWPPTSGSSHQPEPERLSANNHETKSLVPESLDYFLVRQDRRRCISPLCGGYFVKRVNQSRTRCANGRWMSECYVAEIDWSGQPEVDPGKALVRGDIIARSFPRFGNLGALRVSESWQSPSDKAATGTLYRARDRGVRCITHPCLSHSATRLNFNVTTNVAGVDLSATDADGSEAAAAMTNPGGVIVAGYFSPVRGPAGRAQTLKATKFYMRLGSEVGGPTPGAGRCIKTGCSSEICADGDRVSPCIFRPEFACYQKATCERQRNGECGFTQTAELTACLARARRGTTF, from the coding sequence ATGATTACGACGAGTCACGTTCAGAAAGTTAGTTTCATTGCCGTAATTGCGATTCTGAGTTTCGCCGTCGGTATGTGGCCGCCAACCTCCGGCTCGTCACATCAGCCCGAGCCAGAGCGGCTCTCAGCAAACAATCACGAAACAAAATCCCTCGTGCCAGAGTCGTTAGACTATTTCCTCGTCCGGCAAGATAGGCGGCGTTGTATCTCTCCGCTTTGCGGCGGGTATTTCGTCAAGCGCGTCAATCAATCGCGGACGCGTTGCGCGAACGGTCGCTGGATGTCTGAGTGCTATGTCGCTGAGATCGATTGGAGCGGTCAGCCGGAAGTCGATCCAGGCAAGGCGCTGGTGCGCGGCGACATCATCGCGCGGAGTTTCCCAAGGTTCGGCAACCTGGGCGCATTGCGCGTTAGTGAATCATGGCAAAGCCCGAGTGATAAAGCTGCAACCGGCACGCTTTACCGCGCACGCGATCGCGGCGTGCGATGCATTACTCACCCCTGTCTTTCACACTCGGCGACACGATTGAATTTTAATGTCACCACGAACGTCGCCGGAGTCGACCTGTCGGCGACTGACGCCGACGGTTCTGAAGCGGCAGCGGCGATGACTAATCCAGGCGGCGTAATAGTGGCCGGTTATTTCTCTCCGGTTCGCGGACCCGCGGGCCGCGCCCAGACACTCAAAGCAACAAAGTTCTATATGCGTCTGGGATCGGAAGTAGGTGGCCCCACGCCGGGCGCCGGGCGTTGTATCAAAACGGGTTGTTCCAGCGAGATCTGTGCAGATGGCGACCGCGTTAGTCCCTGCATCTTCCGTCCGGAGTTCGCCTGTTATCAAAAGGCGACCTGTGAGCGTCAGCGGAACGGAGAGTGCGGCTTCACACAGACTGCCGAGCTAACGGCGTGCCTAGCGCGGGCAAGACGAGGCACGACGTTTTGA
- a CDS encoding CoA-binding protein, giving the protein MTSNWRDNLINDANGMRELLLETKSIAVLGIKTEAHSDQPAFYVPKYMQNAGFKIIPVPVYYPDVTEILGEKVHRQLQQIPGEVDMVNVFRRPQDIPPHLDDLLAKKPKSVWMQLGISHDGVAEQLARAGIKVVQDRCLMVDHRRLT; this is encoded by the coding sequence ATGACTTCAAACTGGCGCGACAACCTCATCAACGACGCAAACGGAATGCGCGAACTGCTCCTGGAAACTAAGAGCATCGCGGTCCTCGGGATCAAGACCGAAGCACACTCCGATCAACCCGCCTTTTACGTTCCGAAGTACATGCAGAATGCCGGCTTCAAAATCATTCCGGTACCTGTTTACTATCCCGACGTCACCGAGATCCTCGGCGAAAAGGTTCATCGCCAATTGCAGCAGATTCCGGGCGAAGTCGATATGGTTAACGTGTTTCGCCGCCCGCAAGACATTCCGCCTCACCTCGACGATTTGCTGGCTAAGAAACCGAAGTCGGTGTGGATGCAGCTGGGCATCAGTCACGACGGCGTTGCCGAACAGCTCGCCCGCGCCGGCATTAAAGTCGTGCAGGATCGTTGCCTCATGGTCGATCATCGACGCCTCACATAG
- a CDS encoding amidohydrolase has protein sequence MRRVWIIPIVTLGLALLFVVMPHGSVGADTHERAGGTLAFQSSEDHKAQAARDVDSMAKEAQVMVDMVFSFGELGFQEIETSKYLTGVLEKEGFRVERGISGIPTAWMATWGTGKPVIALGSDIDCIPQASQKPGVAYHDPLVEGAPGHGEGHNSGVPLNIVAAIAVKRQMERHKLPGTIKLWPGVAEELVAGKPFFVRDGYFKDVDVVLFTHVGNNLSVVAGQTSSTGLVSVEYTFKGESAHAAGGPWRGRSALDAVELMNAGWNFRREHLRPQQRSHYVITNGGDQPNVVPPVASVWYYFRELDYERITEMRKTGDRIAQGAATMTDTTVTSRTLGAAWPQHFNKPVAEAMFENIKRVGLPQWSEDDQRLAKAVQKELKVAERGLATELAALTGPNAEEGGAGSDDIGDVSWNVPTVRLRYPSNIPNLPGHNWSNAITMATPIAHKGVVAGAKVLAMTMLDLLTKPELIDQSWKYFREVQTKDTKYQPLIAATDKPPIWMNKRTMDTYREQMRKFYYDPAKYKTYLEQLGIKYPTIR, from the coding sequence ATGCGCAGAGTCTGGATAATCCCAATTGTCACGTTAGGTTTAGCGTTACTGTTCGTTGTAATGCCGCACGGCAGTGTCGGCGCTGACACGCACGAACGAGCAGGCGGGACGCTCGCGTTCCAATCGTCTGAGGATCACAAAGCCCAGGCCGCGCGCGATGTCGACTCAATGGCTAAGGAAGCGCAGGTCATGGTCGACATGGTCTTCAGCTTTGGTGAGCTGGGCTTTCAGGAAATTGAGACTTCGAAATATCTGACCGGGGTGCTCGAGAAAGAAGGCTTCCGCGTCGAACGTGGCATCTCGGGAATTCCGACGGCATGGATGGCGACGTGGGGAACGGGCAAGCCGGTGATCGCGCTCGGCTCAGACATCGATTGCATTCCGCAGGCGTCGCAGAAGCCCGGCGTCGCTTATCACGATCCTTTGGTCGAAGGCGCTCCGGGTCATGGAGAAGGTCACAACTCTGGCGTACCGCTCAACATTGTCGCCGCGATCGCGGTCAAACGGCAGATGGAGCGTCACAAACTGCCGGGCACTATCAAGCTTTGGCCCGGAGTGGCTGAGGAACTGGTGGCCGGCAAACCTTTCTTTGTGCGCGATGGCTATTTCAAGGACGTCGATGTGGTGTTGTTCACGCACGTGGGAAACAACCTGAGCGTCGTTGCCGGGCAAACTTCGTCGACCGGTCTGGTATCCGTCGAGTACACGTTCAAAGGCGAGAGCGCGCACGCGGCCGGTGGGCCGTGGCGGGGTCGCAGCGCGCTGGATGCAGTTGAGCTGATGAATGCCGGCTGGAACTTTCGACGTGAACACCTGCGGCCGCAGCAACGCTCGCACTACGTGATTACGAATGGCGGGGATCAGCCGAATGTCGTACCGCCCGTAGCCAGCGTTTGGTACTACTTTCGCGAACTGGACTATGAGCGCATCACCGAGATGCGAAAGACCGGCGACCGCATCGCGCAAGGCGCCGCGACCATGACCGACACGACGGTGACGTCCCGAACGCTGGGCGCGGCCTGGCCGCAGCACTTCAACAAGCCGGTCGCGGAAGCGATGTTCGAGAACATCAAGCGGGTGGGACTGCCGCAGTGGAGTGAAGACGATCAGCGACTGGCGAAAGCCGTGCAGAAAGAACTGAAGGTGGCTGAACGGGGCCTGGCGACTGAGTTGGCCGCGCTCACTGGGCCAAACGCTGAAGAAGGCGGCGCCGGCTCAGATGATATTGGCGACGTGTCGTGGAATGTGCCGACCGTGCGGCTGCGTTACCCGTCAAATATTCCGAACCTGCCGGGTCACAATTGGTCTAACGCGATCACCATGGCCACGCCGATTGCTCACAAAGGAGTCGTTGCCGGCGCCAAAGTCCTCGCGATGACGATGCTGGATCTGCTGACCAAGCCGGAATTGATCGATCAGTCATGGAAATATTTTCGCGAAGTGCAGACTAAAGACACGAAGTATCAACCGTTGATTGCGGCGACTGACAAGCCGCCGATTTGGATGAACAAGCGCACGATGGATACTTACCGCGAGCAGATGCGAAAGTTCTATTACGACCCCGCGAAATACAAAACGTATTTGGAGCAGCTGGGCATAAAGTATCCGACGATCCGGTAG
- a CDS encoding DUF2255 family protein translates to MKERFPKSVIEALEAAKILGIRAGTKPHRIIGIWVVVAEGRVFVRSYSLKERSWYRTFLEEPRGIIEVNGKQMKVRPVFTRSERLKKLVDGAYAKKYNTPGSLHFVKGFKQKKRRDTTTELVPL, encoded by the coding sequence ATGAAAGAACGTTTTCCGAAATCAGTTATCGAAGCACTCGAAGCTGCGAAGATCCTCGGCATTCGCGCGGGAACAAAGCCGCATCGCATCATCGGCATTTGGGTGGTAGTAGCCGAAGGGCGTGTCTTCGTACGCTCGTACAGCCTGAAAGAACGGAGCTGGTATCGCACTTTTCTTGAGGAGCCGCGCGGAATAATCGAGGTCAACGGCAAGCAGATGAAGGTGCGGCCCGTCTTCACGCGCAGCGAGCGTTTGAAGAAACTGGTCGATGGCGCGTACGCCAAAAAATACAACACGCCGGGCTCGCTCCATTTCGTGAAAGGTTTCAAGCAGAAAAAGCGGCGGGACACGACGACGGAATTGGTCCCGCTTTAA
- a CDS encoding DUF1801 domain-containing protein codes for MAEEAKTKPTKASVDKFIKSQPDEQVRKDCAVISKLMSEATGEKPKMWGPSIIGFGSYHYKYATGREGDMPIIGFSPRKQNLTLYVWMGFEEHPDLWKKLGKHTTSKACLYIKRLSDVDLPTLKKIIKLSVKRLKSHGFHESGM; via the coding sequence ATGGCCGAAGAAGCAAAGACAAAACCAACTAAGGCGAGTGTGGACAAGTTCATTAAGAGCCAGCCAGACGAGCAGGTGCGCAAGGATTGCGCGGTAATTTCAAAGTTAATGAGTGAAGCCACTGGCGAAAAGCCGAAGATGTGGGGACCCAGCATCATCGGCTTTGGCAGTTACCATTACAAGTACGCGACCGGGCGCGAAGGCGACATGCCCATCATTGGTTTCTCGCCGCGAAAACAGAACCTCACGCTTTATGTCTGGATGGGGTTTGAAGAACACCCCGACCTGTGGAAGAAACTCGGCAAACACACGACCAGCAAGGCGTGTCTTTACATCAAGCGTCTCTCTGACGTCGATCTGCCGACGCTGAAGAAAATAATTAAGTTGTCAGTCAAGAGACTAAAGAGCCACGGGTTCCACGAATCAGGGATGTAG
- the ettA gene encoding energy-dependent translational throttle protein EttA, with protein sequence MSSEPNKVIYSMVGVSKFYDKKPVLKDIYLSYFYGAKIGVIGLNGSGKSSLLRILAGVDKEFLGETVISPGYTVGYLEQEPLIDDSRTVREVVEEAVKETVTLLKEYEEINAKFGEEMSDDEMNGLLERQGVVQEKLDQLDAWDLDSRLEMAMDALRCPPPDTPVKVLSGGERRRVALCRLLLQKPDILLLDEPTNHLDAESVAWLEHHLQTYPGTIIAVTHDRYFLDNVAGWILELDRGEGIPWKGNYSSWLEQKQERLRREEKSESERQKTLQRELEWIRMSPKARRAKGQARINAYENLLAAESDKRREDLEIHIPPGPRLGDVVIEADKVSKAYGAQLLVEDMTFALPPGGIVGVIGPNGAGKTTLFRMITADETPDSGQIRIGETVQLAYVDQSRTLDANKSIWEEISGGQDMLKLGTREVNSRAYVGRFNFSGSDQQKKVSKLSGGERNRVHLAKMLKEGANVLLLDEPTNDLDVNTLRALEEALENFAGCVVVISHDRWFLDRIATHMLAFEGDSKVVWFEGNYSDYEEDRKARLGSEAEVPHRIKYRQLTRA encoded by the coding sequence ATGTCATCAGAGCCTAACAAAGTTATTTACTCAATGGTCGGCGTCAGTAAGTTTTACGACAAGAAGCCGGTCTTGAAAGACATTTATCTCTCGTACTTCTACGGCGCGAAGATCGGCGTGATTGGCCTGAACGGTTCCGGCAAGTCTTCGTTGCTACGGATCTTAGCCGGGGTTGATAAAGAGTTTCTCGGCGAGACGGTGATTTCGCCCGGCTACACCGTCGGCTATCTCGAACAGGAGCCGTTGATTGATGACTCGCGAACGGTTCGTGAAGTCGTCGAAGAGGCGGTGAAGGAAACGGTAACCCTCCTGAAGGAGTATGAGGAGATTAACGCGAAGTTCGGCGAGGAGATGTCCGACGACGAGATGAACGGCTTGCTCGAACGGCAGGGCGTCGTGCAGGAGAAGCTGGATCAACTGGACGCCTGGGATTTGGATTCGCGACTCGAGATGGCGATGGATGCGCTGCGTTGTCCACCGCCTGATACTCCGGTGAAAGTTTTGTCGGGTGGCGAACGACGACGCGTCGCGCTTTGCCGGCTGCTGCTTCAGAAACCCGACATCCTGTTGCTGGACGAACCAACTAATCACCTTGATGCCGAGTCCGTCGCGTGGCTTGAACATCACTTGCAAACCTATCCGGGAACGATCATCGCCGTGACGCACGATCGATATTTCCTCGACAACGTGGCCGGCTGGATTCTCGAATTGGATCGCGGCGAGGGAATTCCCTGGAAAGGAAACTATTCAAGCTGGCTGGAACAAAAGCAGGAGCGTTTGCGACGCGAAGAGAAATCTGAAAGCGAGCGGCAAAAGACCTTACAGCGCGAGCTGGAATGGATTCGCATGTCGCCAAAAGCAAGACGAGCGAAAGGCCAGGCGCGCATCAACGCGTACGAAAACCTTCTGGCGGCAGAGTCGGACAAACGGCGCGAAGACCTGGAGATTCACATTCCTCCGGGTCCGCGTCTCGGCGACGTCGTCATCGAAGCCGACAAAGTGAGCAAAGCCTACGGCGCCCAATTGCTGGTTGAGGACATGACCTTCGCGCTTCCTCCGGGAGGCATTGTCGGCGTCATCGGTCCGAACGGAGCAGGGAAGACAACTCTGTTTCGCATGATTACGGCCGACGAAACACCGGACAGCGGTCAGATTAGAATCGGCGAAACGGTGCAGTTGGCTTACGTCGATCAAAGCCGCACGCTTGATGCAAACAAATCAATTTGGGAAGAAATCTCAGGTGGACAGGACATGCTCAAGCTCGGTACTCGCGAGGTGAATTCGCGCGCCTACGTTGGCCGCTTCAACTTTTCCGGCTCAGATCAGCAAAAGAAAGTGTCCAAACTCTCCGGCGGAGAACGGAATCGCGTGCATCTCGCCAAGATGTTGAAGGAAGGCGCGAACGTTTTGCTTCTGGATGAGCCGACGAACGACCTGGATGTAAACACTCTCCGCGCGTTGGAAGAGGCTTTGGAGAATTTTGCCGGCTGTGTCGTTGTCATCTCACACGATCGTTGGTTTCTTGATCGGATTGCCACGCACATGCTGGCGTTTGAAGGCGACAGTAAAGTCGTCTGGTTCGAAGGTAACTATTCGGACTACGAAGAGGATCGCAAGGCGCGCCTGGGATCAGAGGCCGAAGTGCCGCATCGGATTAAGTACCGGCAGTTGACACGAGCGTAG